Proteins from one Clostridia bacterium genomic window:
- a CDS encoding 3-isopropylmalate dehydratase small subunit → MQYRGRTWKFGDDVDTDAIIPARFLNTSDPRALAAHVMEDADPDFPSKVRPGDILVAGKNFGCGSSREHAPIAIKAAGISCVVADSFARIFYRNAINIGLPIFESPQAAAAVTTGDEIEVDAARGLIVNRTRGETYPATPFPEFMQEIINRGGLMPYVAARLGRSLADG, encoded by the coding sequence GTGCAATACCGAGGCAGAACTTGGAAATTTGGTGATGACGTAGACACCGATGCCATTATCCCGGCTAGGTTTCTCAATACTTCTGATCCCAGGGCATTAGCAGCCCACGTGATGGAGGATGCTGATCCCGATTTTCCGAGCAAGGTCCGGCCTGGGGACATCCTGGTGGCAGGTAAGAATTTTGGCTGCGGGAGCTCGCGGGAGCATGCCCCCATCGCCATCAAGGCGGCAGGAATAAGCTGCGTGGTAGCGGATTCCTTTGCCCGCATCTTTTATCGCAACGCCATCAACATTGGCCTACCCATTTTTGAATCCCCCCAGGCTGCGGCTGCCGTCACTACTGGGGATGAAATCGAGGTGGATGCCGCCCGGGGGTTGATCGTCAATCGCACCCGGGGAGAAACTTACCCGGCCACGCCCTTTCCCGAGTTCATGCAGGAGATCATCAACCGGGGCGGCCTAATGCCCTATGTGGCAGCCCGGCTAGGGAGGAGTTTGGCCGATGGTTAA